From Candidatus Krumholzibacteriia bacterium, a single genomic window includes:
- a CDS encoding DUF1573 domain-containing protein has protein sequence MFIRTLALLILPATLFAAPQIRLEPPLLQLGEIGQQEVFEREVLVLNLGDETLRIDEVSTSCPCTYPEMPEREIAPGGSALLTITFSSKDYQGEIDKIVEIASNDPERSLIEFPVRAFIAAPIMVDPADRHLNFGRVKNGSAPSLTARFEAEASLEIRILESPEELLLASVKPGNQALNAELEVQLRPDIPAGAFRGLIRLETNAEKMKEIDIEISGLVEAELMADPLRVNFRMVKPGQTLEKTLQIKSSGRKFRVLSAQIDLPGLEAELLSDTASLKQGIRIYGKSLAKDDPGAKKKRGRMRGALKIHTDHPDQPEIKVDVLYMMRI, from the coding sequence ATGTTTATTCGCACTCTTGCACTTCTTATTCTCCCGGCCACGCTCTTTGCTGCGCCGCAGATCCGCCTTGAACCTCCTCTTCTTCAGCTTGGAGAAATCGGGCAGCAAGAGGTCTTCGAGAGAGAGGTTCTGGTATTGAACCTGGGGGACGAGACCCTCCGCATTGACGAGGTATCGACTTCCTGCCCCTGCACCTATCCAGAAATGCCGGAACGCGAAATCGCTCCCGGTGGCTCGGCTCTTCTCACCATCACTTTCAGCAGCAAGGACTACCAGGGCGAGATCGACAAGATCGTCGAGATTGCTTCCAATGATCCTGAGCGTTCCCTGATCGAGTTCCCGGTTCGGGCCTTTATCGCGGCACCGATCATGGTAGACCCGGCAGACCGCCATCTCAATTTCGGGAGAGTGAAGAATGGTTCCGCCCCGAGCCTGACTGCCCGATTTGAAGCAGAGGCGTCTCTGGAGATCCGCATTCTTGAATCTCCCGAAGAGTTGCTTCTGGCGAGCGTGAAGCCGGGAAATCAGGCCCTGAATGCCGAACTGGAAGTTCAGCTTCGCCCGGACATTCCCGCAGGAGCTTTTCGCGGGCTGATTCGACTGGAGACCAATGCGGAGAAGATGAAGGAGATCGACATTGAGATCAGCGGCCTTGTGGAGGCCGAGCTTATGGCCGATCCCCTGCGCGTAAACTTCCGCATGGTAAAGCCGGGGCAGACTCTGGAGAAGACCCTGCAGATCAAGAGCAGCGGTCGCAAGTTTCGGGTTCTGTCTGCACAGATCGACCTGCCGGGCCTGGAGGCCGAGCTTCTCTCCGATACCGCTTCGCTCAAGCAGGGGATTCGCATTTACGGGAAGTCATTGGCGAAAGACGATCCGGGAGCAAAGAAGAAGCGGGGGCGGATGCGGGGAGCCTTGAAGATTCATACAGATCACCCCGACCAACCCGAGATCAAGGTCGATGTTCTCTACATGATGAGGATCTGA
- the sppA gene encoding signal peptide peptidase SppA — protein MRFILTLFLVFLLSFPALAELPLVESPGASNSLLAGFVNPAAWAVQGSGGSLFSFCKPQGSENWNLSGVLSSENLVFGYQNHWLDGESLTDYTLGFSFGDRDLAFGFSQTWMGDKSESQNNLGVIKRDRLYSIGLSGNWTGDFENPVYQADLGIRPFGPRLTLFAEASSTEDPDSLTHAFGAEAFVFPGVALAAKRWDDGKISLGLKLSSEKGRLGAVQFMDEDGESTHTAYVMESGRRGSHYRVPEKGSAYPELHLKGGFAYRRYEFFDKGRTFFGTLRQINRYAENPNVKGLVINASGFGTSPEQILELRDQLAGFRAEGKKVIVYVDRASLFGYMFASVADQIWIDPEGGLDLRGLAFTSTYMKETLDKAGVGIQEFRYFRYKSALEILARYEPSEGQTEQSDALLEDLYETAVGLSLEARGVDRETWDRMVEELGDLSPKEALAEGLVDSIGDFHDMKESAKDIGRRETLDSSYTQLAGLSGDPAWRGENWGEPDRIALLYAIGGCSMDTGIQGRRLSKAIRKARENKRVKAVVLRADSPGGDPLPSDLVARELKLTMEEKPVIISQGQVAASGGYWISMHSDRILASPLTVTGSIGVIGGHFYNKTLGDKLGMKPYTLKRGSHSDLYSGISLPLLGTLPSRPFDERELERVEYTIKDLYQGFLEQVAEGRDMSVEEVAEVAQGRVWSGLRGLDNGLVDELGGLWDALRLAKELAGIDPDETVAISQGPSLGQFNFGSLTPSLLGLSSEEMARLRNPARNVFSERELEYLETLRANDGKPVTTMAPAVLLDGSSESHVF, from the coding sequence CCTGGGCTGTTCAGGGTAGCGGAGGGAGTCTTTTTTCATTTTGCAAGCCTCAGGGCTCCGAGAACTGGAATCTCTCGGGAGTGCTTTCTTCCGAGAACCTGGTCTTCGGCTATCAAAACCACTGGCTTGACGGTGAATCGCTGACGGACTACACGCTCGGCTTCAGTTTTGGTGACCGCGATCTTGCCTTCGGTTTCTCCCAAACCTGGATGGGGGACAAGAGCGAGAGCCAAAACAATCTCGGAGTCATCAAGAGGGATCGCCTCTATTCCATCGGTCTCTCCGGCAACTGGACGGGGGACTTTGAGAATCCCGTCTACCAGGCCGATCTTGGAATTCGCCCCTTTGGTCCCCGCCTGACCCTCTTTGCCGAGGCGAGCTCCACCGAAGATCCCGACTCGTTGACCCACGCCTTTGGCGCAGAAGCTTTCGTCTTTCCAGGTGTCGCCCTTGCGGCCAAAAGATGGGACGATGGCAAGATCAGCCTGGGACTGAAACTGAGCTCCGAAAAGGGTCGCCTCGGCGCCGTTCAGTTCATGGATGAAGATGGAGAGTCCACGCACACGGCCTATGTCATGGAGTCGGGACGCCGGGGAAGTCACTACAGGGTTCCCGAAAAAGGCTCTGCCTACCCTGAGCTTCATTTGAAGGGCGGCTTTGCCTATCGCCGCTACGAGTTCTTTGACAAGGGCCGCACCTTTTTCGGCACTCTTCGCCAAATCAACCGTTATGCGGAGAACCCGAATGTCAAGGGCCTGGTCATCAATGCCTCCGGTTTCGGGACTTCTCCTGAACAGATTCTGGAGCTTCGCGACCAGTTGGCGGGATTCCGGGCAGAGGGGAAGAAAGTCATCGTCTATGTGGATCGGGCTTCCCTCTTCGGCTACATGTTTGCGAGCGTTGCCGACCAGATCTGGATTGACCCGGAGGGCGGTCTCGACCTGAGGGGACTGGCCTTTACTTCGACCTACATGAAGGAAACCCTGGACAAGGCTGGAGTTGGTATTCAGGAGTTCCGCTACTTCAGGTACAAGTCAGCGCTGGAAATTCTGGCTCGCTATGAGCCGAGCGAGGGGCAAACCGAGCAGAGTGATGCACTGCTGGAAGATCTCTATGAAACAGCGGTGGGGCTTTCGCTGGAAGCCCGAGGTGTTGATCGTGAAACCTGGGACCGCATGGTGGAAGAGTTGGGAGATCTGAGCCCGAAGGAAGCCCTGGCCGAAGGCCTCGTGGATTCCATTGGCGATTTCCACGACATGAAGGAGTCCGCCAAGGACATCGGCCGGCGCGAGACTCTGGACAGCAGTTACACGCAACTGGCCGGGCTGTCGGGCGATCCCGCCTGGCGGGGCGAGAACTGGGGCGAGCCGGATCGCATCGCCCTGCTTTATGCCATCGGCGGCTGCTCCATGGACACGGGCATTCAGGGAAGAAGGCTCTCCAAGGCAATCCGAAAGGCGCGCGAGAACAAGAGAGTCAAGGCCGTCGTTCTTCGTGCCGACTCGCCAGGCGGAGATCCCCTTCCCAGTGATCTGGTAGCACGCGAACTGAAGCTCACCATGGAGGAGAAGCCGGTCATCATCAGCCAGGGGCAGGTGGCGGCCTCCGGCGGCTACTGGATTTCCATGCACAGCGACCGCATTCTGGCTTCTCCCCTGACGGTCACCGGTTCCATCGGCGTGATTGGCGGGCACTTCTACAACAAGACCCTGGGTGACAAGCTGGGCATGAAGCCCTACACCCTGAAGCGCGGATCACATTCCGATCTTTACTCAGGAATCTCCCTTCCCTTGCTGGGCACGCTTCCCTCGCGCCCTTTCGACGAGAGGGAACTGGAGCGGGTCGAGTACACGATCAAGGATCTCTATCAGGGATTTCTGGAACAGGTCGCTGAAGGCCGCGACATGAGCGTGGAGGAAGTGGCCGAAGTAGCCCAGGGCCGTGTCTGGAGCGGACTTCGTGGCTTGGACAATGGTCTGGTGGATGAACTCGGAGGGCTCTGGGATGCTCTTCGACTGGCCAAGGAGTTGGCCGGCATTGATCCGGACGAAACGGTGGCCATCAGTCAGGGACCTTCGCTCGGCCAGTTCAATTTCGGAAGCCTGACTCCCAGTCTTCTGGGACTTTCTTCGGAAGAAATGGCTCGCCTCCGGAACCCTGCAAGGAATGTCTTTAGTGAGAGGGAACTGGAGTACCTGGAGACGCTTCGGGCAAATGACGGCAAGCCCGTGACGACCATGGCTCCTGCCGTTCTTTTGGACGGTTCCAGCGAGAGCCACGTGTTCTAA